The candidate division KSB1 bacterium nucleotide sequence GGATGTACTAACTGCTCCTTCTACATTCAAGACAGGATCAGCTCCATTCAACCCGCTTTGCGGTGTTCGGACACGCATTACATAGCTGGTTCCATCTTGTCCAAAAGTAAAATTCCGTGATGACTGATCCTTAGAATTGGAAATAATACGAGCCGGGCCGCTTTGGGTTAAATTCTCAATTTCAACCCAAGCTTCAACTGTCAAAGAATTAGTAGATGTCATGCTATTAAATACTTTTGTTGCCGCTCCTGATGATTGTGCTTTTACACCTTCCGATATTAAATGCAATCCTCCATTTTGCAACCATTGCACTTTGTTAATGTCATTTATTTCCAAATCCAGTGGTTCTCCAAATCCTGAAGCATCATTAATCACATTGCCAGTACCGGAAAAATTATATAATACGATCAAACCGTCACTTACACGATTAGGATCTGTCAAAGCAATGGAATGATCTTCACTAATAGCAAGATTGCCACTTTGGTCTCGCGAAAGTACCCTAAAGTGATAAACTACACCTGGAATTAGATTCTTTAACTTAATTGAATGTTGTGTTTTCAAAGTTGTCTCTATTGATGTAATATTTCCATATCCAGAATTTGTACCATATTCAATTTGACTATCACTTATTTCATCTGTCTCCCATTGAATTACAACCGATGAATTTGTTAAGCTATCAATCACAACATTCGTTATTAAAGGGGTTATGTTATCCAAATAAGTTATTTTATAAACGGCATTATTAATAATTGACAAATAATAAAGATTGCCATCTGCACCGACTTTTAAATCTACCGGACCCGACACATTTGAAGCAAATTCTTCAACCTGATTATTTTGTTTTAATCTCCTAATAAAACCAAGGATATAATCAGCAAAAAAATAATCTCCTTGATATTCTACAGGGTAGAGATCTCCCCGATAAAATGTGCCTCCGGTTATGGCCGCAGAACCTCCATTATGATTGTATGAGTATATTGGATCCTGAAATGAAGAGTTGGACGAAGATCCCTCTTCCGATGGCCAGCCATAATTAGTACCTTTAACCAAATAATTAATTTCCTCCCAGGTATCTTCTCCAACATCATTCACATAAATTTTACCTGACTCCGGATCAACGGCAAATGTGAATGGATTTCGGAAACCAAGTGCCCAGATCTCTTCATGGGCATTTGAAGTTCCAACAAATGGATTACCCGGGGGGATGATATTAGGATAATTATTCGGATCAATTCTCAATAATTTTCCAGAAAGAGATTCCAAAGATTGAGAAGACTCTTGAACATGCCCGTCTCCAACAGCAACATACAAATACCCGTCTTTGCCAAAATGGATAGCTCCTCCATTATGGTATTCGGAAGGAGAGGGGATGTCGATAATTACAACTTCACTATTAGGATCAGCAATATCCGGGTTCGTACTACTGATAGAAAAACGGCTAACTCGATTTGAGACTGGATTATTGGATGTATAATGAATATAAATATATCCATTCGATTCAAAGTTTGGATCAAAAGATATACCAAGTAATCCGCGTTCACCATTTGATTCAACAGGAACAGACAAGAAAGGCAAAGGAAGAAACACGCCTTCTTTAAAAATTCGTATTTTACCAGCCTTTTCGAGGATAAAAAGTCTGCCATCGGGTGAAAATCCCATTGCTATTGGTGTATCCAAACCATCTACAACCAGTTTATTTGAGAATAATTGCGGCAATATAACCGTTGATTCAGATGGTGGAATGCCATCGCCCACAATACTGAATACACCATCACTCACATCTGAAGGATCGCCGTCTAATGCATCAGATACTCGAACCAAACAACTGCTCGATAGCAAGTCCGGAACTGTCCAATCATAACTGCCATCATTTGGCGTCGAGTCGATGATCTCAGTCCAGCTTTGGCCATTGTTCAACGAATATTCCAACTTCACATTCGAAATCTCTCCTTGTGAAGTCCAACTAAGCGACTGTGTGCTATTGACAAGCCAATTTTCTCCGCCATTCGCTGATGTCAATACAATGGTCTCACCGAGGATTTTTACAATTGTATAATTATCAATTACCTCTCCTGAAGGAATGATGAATTTAAATACTGCACTAGTATTGTTTACTTCGACCAGCATGGCTCCGTAATCATCATTATACCTGACAACACTTCCTTCAATAGGAGTCCCAAAACTGCGTATACTTTTCCCACCCAATCCATTGACAAAATAAGGGAGATCATCAAAAATTATCCGTTCATAATCATGTTCATGTCCGGCAAATACTGCATCGGCTCCCCATTCTTTAAAAGGCCACTGCATAATAACTTCGGAGCCGTGATGATCACCCGAAGAATAGGGTGGGTGATGCATATAAACAAAATTAAACTGTGA carries:
- a CDS encoding PQQ-dependent sugar dehydrogenase; protein product: IIGSTPNDGSYDWSVPNAPSTSCLIRVSDAADGDPSDVSDGVFSIVDDGIPSSETILFAVIGDYGDAGHNEETVANLVKSWNPDFIITVGDNNYDLGEASTVDVNIGQYYHEFIYPYQGTYGSGADINRFFPSLGNHDWNTSGAIPYRDYFTLPGNERYYEFIWGPVHFFAMDSDTLEPDGISKTSIQALWLKNNLAVSSSQFNFVYMHHPPYSSGDHHGSEVIMQWPFKEWGADAVFAGHEHDYERIIFDDLPYFVNGLGGKSIRSFGTPIEGSVVRYNDDYGAMLVEVNNTSAVFKFIIPSGEVIDNYTIVKILGETIVLTSANGGENWLVNSTQSLSWTSQGEISNVKLEYSLNNGQSWTEIIDSTPNDGSYDWTVPDLLSSSCLVRVSDALDGDPSDVSDGVFSIVGDGIPPSESTVILPQLFSNKLVVDGLDTPIAMGFSPDGRLFILEKAGKIRIFKEGVFLPLPFLSVPVESNGERGLLGISFDPNFESNGYIYIHYTSNNPVSNRVSRFSISSTNPDIADPNSEVVIIDIPSPSEYHNGGAIHFGKDGYLYVAVGDGHVQESSQSLESLSGKLLRIDPNNYPNIIPPGNPFVGTSNAHEEIWALGFRNPFTFAVDPESGKIYVNDVGEDTWEEINYLVKGTNYGWPSEEGSSSNSSFQDPIYSYNHNGGSAAITGGTFYRGDLYPVEYQGDYFFADYILGFIRRLKQNNQVEEFASNVSGPVDLKVGADGNLYYLSIINNAVYKITYLDNITPLITNVVIDSLTNSSVVIQWETDEISDSQIEYGTNSGYGNITSIETTLKTQHSIKLKNLIPGVVYHFRVLSRDQSGNLAISEDHSIALTDPNRVSDGLIVLYNFSGTGNVINDASGFGEPLDLEINDINKVQWLQNGGLHLISEGVKAQSSGAATKVFNSMTSTNSLTVEAWVEIENLTQSGPARIISNSKDQSSRNFTFGQDGTSYVMRVRTPQSGLNGADPVLNVEGAVSTSPQHVVSTFDGSTTRLYVNGILQNQTVTLSGGFSNWDPTFPLVLGNEASNNRQWLGKIYLVSAYNRALSFEEVQQNFNAGTPNKNGSLPIAPTNLSAQEQSSSEIALSWLDNSTSEFGFIIESSLTNNNPDFSPIKSVPANLRSTNITGLTSGTTYYFRIRSFNGIGSSPYSNSSNAPTTTIIIPPPASTKKIMLVGDSITWGEGSSDNQGFRPDLYGLLINSNFSFEFVGSEGSNPYTGYFFPGKKINQFFPSNFGYGLGTGEYDITNNMNTYNPNVLMIHLGTNDLTIETFNIPYSSNGTILSSTSGELAEFVRYLLQWREGVFGNFLEYLFVSQLIPRKNRDWELADGKNPEDELPFFNDEIERLVDDFNNGTITGKSEPVYLVNHYSPFKDNSQLFTGNSQDYMSDELHPNDLGYSVMAQTYFNAYSQVINLPFSSFNVAPKLVEILEPQITQPLPEEFDLLQSYPNPFNPKGGYELQVTVINYQLPEEGEVRINVYDILGRKIRTLVQDEKQVGYHQTIWDGRNDYGNIVSSGVYFYIMQTEEFVKQKRLIILN